In a single window of the Victivallis lenta genome:
- the pheA gene encoding prephenate dehydratase: MDIEKLRTGIDAIDAEIVRLLNERCELGRQIGVWKHENNQPIYVPERERILLERLANLNPGPLDRESLLAIYREIMSATIKLERPVTVAYMGPEGTFSHLAVLEKFGRGVVAQPEAAIGDVFRAVESGRADYGMVPVENTTEGVVNPTLDSLTASNVKAVAEFNLPVHLFLYSASPVSEIRCIYSHPQPFGQCREYLQANLRNATLIEVTSTTRAIELAERESDAAAIAGALAREYSELPCIAENIEDNSRNITRFLVIGRQENKPSGDDKTSLCFALHDRAGALYDALRPFRNHNISMTMIESRPLKSGNWEYCFFVDILGHRDEPEIAAACAELKQDCAMFKVFGSYPRILQ; this comes from the coding sequence ATGGATATTGAGAAACTGAGGACCGGAATCGATGCCATCGACGCCGAAATCGTCCGCCTGCTGAACGAGCGGTGCGAACTCGGCCGTCAGATCGGCGTCTGGAAGCACGAGAACAATCAGCCCATTTATGTGCCGGAACGCGAACGGATTCTTCTCGAGCGTCTGGCCAACCTCAATCCGGGCCCGCTCGACCGGGAGTCGCTGCTGGCGATCTACCGCGAAATCATGTCTGCGACGATCAAGCTCGAACGGCCGGTCACCGTCGCTTACATGGGGCCGGAAGGCACTTTTTCGCATCTGGCCGTGCTTGAGAAATTCGGCCGCGGCGTCGTCGCGCAGCCGGAGGCGGCGATCGGAGACGTGTTCCGCGCCGTCGAATCGGGCCGCGCCGACTACGGCATGGTGCCGGTTGAGAACACGACCGAAGGTGTCGTGAATCCGACGCTTGATTCGCTTACCGCGTCGAACGTGAAGGCCGTGGCGGAGTTCAACCTGCCGGTGCATCTCTTCCTTTACAGCGCGAGCCCGGTGTCGGAGATCCGCTGCATTTACAGCCATCCCCAGCCGTTCGGCCAGTGCCGCGAATACCTGCAGGCGAATCTGCGCAACGCCACGCTGATCGAGGTGACCAGCACGACCCGCGCGATCGAGCTGGCCGAACGAGAAAGCGACGCGGCCGCCATTGCCGGCGCCCTCGCGCGCGAATATTCCGAGCTGCCCTGCATCGCCGAGAACATCGAGGACAATTCGCGGAACATCACGCGCTTCCTTGTGATCGGCCGCCAGGAGAACAAACCCTCCGGCGATGACAAGACGAGTCTCTGTTTCGCGCTGCACGACCGTGCCGGTGCGCTTTACGACGCGCTGCGGCCGTTCCGCAACCACAACATTTCGATGACCATGATCGAGAGCCGGCCGCTCAAGAGCGGCAACTGGGAATACTGCTTCTTCGTCGATATCCTCGGACACCGGGACGAGCCCGAAATCGCCGCCGCCTGCGCGGAGCTCAAGCAGGACTGCGCGATGTTCAAGGTGTTCGGCAGCTATCCGAGAATCCTGCAGTAA
- the nrdR gene encoding transcriptional regulator NrdR has translation MRCPKCGCLDDKVIDSRAVKDGAGVRRRRECLSCAYRYTTIEGIMPEELKVVKRNAVREDFDRDKLRRGIANACYKRPVSPDEIDRMVEDVSAGILREFDKEVASAEIGSRVMAELRKIDQVAYVRFASVYRKFKDVDEFIDEIRTLK, from the coding sequence ATGCGCTGTCCCAAATGCGGTTGCCTTGACGACAAAGTCATCGATTCCCGGGCGGTCAAGGACGGCGCCGGCGTGCGCCGCCGCCGGGAGTGTCTGAGCTGCGCCTACCGTTACACCACGATCGAAGGCATCATGCCGGAAGAACTCAAGGTCGTCAAGCGCAATGCGGTCCGGGAGGATTTCGACCGCGACAAGCTGCGCCGAGGCATTGCGAACGCCTGCTACAAACGTCCGGTCAGCCCGGATGAGATCGACCGCATGGTCGAGGATGTTTCGGCCGGCATCCTGCGCGAATTCGACAAGGAGGTTGCGAGCGCCGAAATCGGCAGCCGCGTAATGGCCGAGCTGCGCAAGATCGACCAGGTCGCCTACGTCCGCTTCGCCTCCGTCTACCGCAAATTCAAGGACGTCGACGAATTCATCGACGAAATCCGCACCCTCAAATGA
- a CDS encoding class I SAM-dependent rRNA methyltransferase has protein sequence MLVLLPGREKSLLRRHVWIFSGAVAALEGEAAPGETVVVTDSKRRFLARAAWSPESQLAARIWSFDPEETIDAAFFRRRIENAVEYRKFLGLDAPEGGCRLIHSEGDALPGLIVDRYGEYLVVQFLSTGVERFRAEIVAALQAATGAKGIYERSDVGVRAKEGLPERSGLLAGAEPPNPLVITENGAKFAVDVRHGQKSGFYFDQRDSRRAVREFAAGRRVLNAFSYTGGFGAAAVLAGAEHVVNIDSSAPALKLARHNMEMNRIPPERYENREADVFGELRRFAEEGRKFDLVVLDPPKFIESQRALTRGCRAYQDIARLGFGLLAPGGLLFNFSCSGLMTPELFQKITADAAVEAGVRGRLVRHLEQAPDHPTALAVPEGFYLKGLVTRI, from the coding sequence ATGCTTGTGCTGTTGCCCGGGCGCGAGAAATCGCTGCTCCGCCGTCATGTCTGGATCTTCTCGGGAGCCGTCGCCGCGCTGGAAGGAGAAGCGGCCCCCGGCGAAACCGTCGTCGTAACCGATTCGAAACGCCGCTTCCTCGCCCGGGCGGCCTGGTCGCCGGAGTCGCAGCTCGCGGCGCGGATCTGGAGTTTCGACCCGGAGGAGACGATCGACGCGGCGTTCTTCCGCCGCCGGATCGAAAATGCGGTCGAGTACCGGAAATTTCTCGGGCTCGATGCGCCGGAAGGCGGCTGCCGCCTGATCCATTCCGAGGGCGACGCGCTGCCCGGACTGATCGTCGACCGCTACGGCGAATATCTGGTCGTCCAGTTCCTGAGCACAGGCGTCGAACGCTTCCGCGCCGAGATCGTCGCCGCGCTGCAGGCGGCGACCGGGGCAAAGGGGATCTACGAACGCTCCGACGTCGGCGTCCGGGCGAAGGAGGGACTGCCGGAGAGAAGCGGGCTGCTGGCCGGCGCGGAGCCGCCGAATCCCCTCGTCATCACCGAAAACGGTGCGAAGTTCGCGGTGGATGTGCGCCACGGGCAGAAGAGCGGCTTTTATTTCGACCAGCGGGATTCCCGCCGGGCGGTCCGCGAATTCGCCGCAGGACGCCGGGTGCTGAACGCGTTTTCGTACACCGGCGGCTTCGGGGCGGCGGCGGTGCTGGCCGGCGCGGAACACGTGGTCAACATCGACTCATCGGCGCCGGCGCTGAAGCTGGCCCGGCATAATATGGAAATGAATCGCATTCCGCCGGAGCGGTACGAAAACCGCGAAGCGGATGTGTTCGGCGAGTTGCGCCGCTTTGCGGAAGAGGGGCGGAAGTTCGACCTGGTGGTGCTCGATCCGCCGAAGTTCATCGAATCGCAGCGGGCGCTGACGCGCGGCTGCCGGGCGTATCAGGACATTGCGCGGCTCGGCTTCGGGCTGCTCGCGCCGGGCGGACTGCTCTTCAACTTCTCCTGTTCGGGGCTGATGACGCCGGAGCTGTTCCAGAAGATCACGGCCGACGCGGCGGTCGAAGCCGGGGTGCGCGGCCGGCTCGTCAGGCATCTCGAACAGGCGCCGGACCACCCGACCGCGCTGGCAGTGCCGGAAGGCTTCTACCTGAAGGGCCTGGTCACGCGGATCTGA